A region of Elusimicrobiota bacterium DNA encodes the following proteins:
- a CDS encoding DUF2339 domain-containing protein — protein sequence MLGLGMLYMLVIAGIVAVPFLSLAAFVRVGSLQKRLDLLQRELDILRLSPGSLSSEEILRRVARLEERLDHLKGVLRSGATSMKGAGEPEPSVPPAVLRVPPPPLPAPSLPPTIPPVVPPARPTVIPPEPVRTGAAVSLPLTKTPPPSRPPILEPEPSSTKSFAIDWDQFTGVKLFSWIGGFALFLGAVFFVKYSIDHGWVSPMMRVLSGFVLGTAAIVLGIQTQKRGYDVTGQTLAAAGCAILYADAFAAHALYDLLGAGAAFAFMALVTAVAFSLAVKMDSQYVAILGLVGGFLTPPLLSTGVDRALGLFSYVTLLDIGLLLVALRKRWMFLISLAAVGTLCMQIGWAVKFFEASKMATAAGISLWFSVFFAAARLWAEGTEKEDSHSLSVAGAMPLAAILCAFVSLTNSSVAAHPTIAFALLFLADAILAGLAYRREKLQPVHVLAGAVAFIALLVWTGGSLSPSTLPHALAVYLLLGALHGAFAVVLHRKGGTRGVVTLGQLYPAVFLIPLMMALTRQLVSPAFLWPVIFLLNAITIVAAIATGFLWALIGALGLSLLAASLWLTQLSAGDLPGLLVVIGGVAALFFGAGLWVQRGKNRTAPDESTTQPEGASLPSGLTDAIPALGSLLPFLLLGQAAIHLKLANPAPVFGLGFLLVLLLLGLASRRGAGAGFWSRSPCSAWSSCSSSGMEPSSTPTIPSSPRPGIWRPWAFS from the coding sequence ATGCTGGGATTGGGTATGTTGTATATGCTGGTCATCGCCGGGATCGTCGCGGTCCCGTTCTTATCCTTGGCCGCCTTTGTCCGAGTGGGGTCGCTCCAAAAACGTTTGGACCTCCTTCAGCGTGAGCTGGATATTTTGCGGCTTTCCCCCGGGTCCCTTTCCTCCGAGGAAATCTTGCGGCGGGTCGCGCGGCTGGAGGAGCGGCTGGACCATTTGAAGGGCGTGCTCCGATCCGGAGCCACCTCCATGAAAGGCGCCGGAGAACCGGAACCTTCTGTGCCTCCCGCGGTCCTCCGCGTTCCCCCACCCCCGCTCCCCGCGCCATCTTTGCCCCCCACCATTCCCCCCGTGGTTCCGCCGGCGCGTCCGACCGTGATTCCTCCTGAACCGGTTCGGACGGGGGCCGCCGTCTCCTTGCCCTTAACCAAAACGCCTCCGCCTTCCCGTCCCCCGATTTTAGAGCCGGAGCCATCATCGACGAAATCCTTTGCCATCGATTGGGACCAGTTCACCGGGGTTAAACTGTTCAGCTGGATCGGGGGATTCGCGCTTTTTCTGGGCGCTGTATTTTTCGTCAAGTACTCCATTGACCACGGCTGGGTCAGCCCCATGATGCGGGTTCTTTCGGGTTTCGTGTTGGGAACTGCCGCCATCGTCCTGGGAATTCAAACCCAGAAGCGCGGATACGACGTGACGGGCCAAACCCTGGCCGCCGCGGGATGCGCCATCCTTTACGCCGACGCCTTCGCGGCCCACGCTCTCTACGACCTGTTGGGGGCCGGAGCGGCCTTCGCCTTTATGGCCCTCGTCACCGCCGTGGCTTTTTCCCTGGCGGTCAAAATGGATTCCCAGTATGTGGCCATCCTCGGCCTGGTGGGGGGGTTTCTCACGCCCCCTCTTTTGTCCACCGGAGTGGACCGGGCCTTGGGCCTTTTCAGTTACGTGACCCTCTTGGACATCGGACTTCTTTTGGTGGCCCTACGAAAACGGTGGATGTTCCTGATTTCCTTGGCGGCTGTCGGGACCCTCTGCATGCAAATCGGCTGGGCGGTCAAGTTCTTTGAAGCATCCAAAATGGCCACGGCCGCTGGCATCAGTCTTTGGTTTTCCGTGTTCTTTGCCGCCGCCCGCCTTTGGGCGGAAGGAACGGAAAAAGAGGATTCCCACTCCCTGAGCGTGGCGGGAGCCATGCCTTTGGCCGCTATCCTATGCGCTTTCGTCAGCCTGACCAACTCCTCCGTGGCCGCCCATCCGACGATCGCCTTCGCCCTCTTATTTTTAGCGGACGCGATCCTCGCGGGACTCGCCTATCGCCGGGAAAAACTGCAACCGGTCCATGTCTTAGCCGGAGCCGTGGCTTTTATCGCTCTCCTGGTTTGGACCGGCGGATCCCTTTCGCCCTCCACCCTTCCCCACGCATTGGCGGTTTACCTCCTGTTGGGGGCCCTCCACGGCGCCTTCGCCGTGGTCCTCCATCGAAAAGGAGGAACGCGCGGGGTGGTGACCCTGGGCCAGCTTTATCCCGCGGTGTTCCTCATTCCGCTCATGATGGCGTTGACCCGCCAATTGGTTTCGCCGGCGTTCCTTTGGCCCGTGATATTTCTTTTAAACGCCATCACCATCGTGGCCGCCATCGCCACCGGGTTTTTGTGGGCGCTGATCGGGGCCTTGGGGCTGAGCCTCCTCGCCGCGTCCCTGTGGTTGACCCAGCTTTCCGCCGGGGATTTGCCTGGCCTCTTGGTGGTGATCGGAGGCGTGGCCGCCCTTTTCTTCGGGGCCGGACTCTGGGTTCAACGCGGTAAAAATAGAACCGCTCCGGATGAATCAACGACCCAACCGGAGGGCGCCTCCCTCCCGTCGGGGCTCACCGACGCCATTCCCGCCCTCGGCAGTCTTCTGCCGTTCCTCCTCCTGGGTCAGGCGGCGATTCATCTCAAACTGGCCAACCCCGCGCCTGTCTTCGGGCTGGGGTTCCTCCTTGTCCTTTTGCTCCTGGGGCTCGCGTCGCGCCGTGGAGCCGGAGCGGGATTCTGGTCCCGGTCTCCCTGCTCAGCATGGTCCTCCTGCAGTTCGTCTGGCATGGAGCCCTCTTCGACCCCAACAATCCCTTCATCGCCGCGCCCTGGTATCTGGCGACCCTGGGCCTTTTCATGA
- a CDS encoding DUF481 domain-containing protein, with translation MKRLLVLSAIAFLTVPTRSEEAPAKNWKNEAQFSFLSTRGNSQSRTLGAGEKFNWAKDKTGLEAWGHALNVESDNQRTSEKYDAGEKVEWKLTDRNYVFERGLWESNRFAGYSHRYDASLGYGREIVKTTANELFAELGGGYINEQRTRSPRIDFASGRAYAKYVYNFSATSLFSQDGEYLHNFDDPNGYRVNSESALKAGFSTHLALKLSYTWKHVHEPAPGFKRDDNTTLISLLVNY, from the coding sequence ATGAAACGATTACTTGTCCTGTCGGCGATAGCTTTTTTAACGGTTCCCACGCGGTCGGAAGAGGCCCCGGCCAAGAACTGGAAAAACGAGGCTCAATTTTCTTTTCTGTCCACGCGAGGAAACAGCCAATCCCGCACCCTGGGCGCCGGAGAGAAGTTCAATTGGGCCAAGGACAAGACCGGTCTTGAAGCGTGGGGACACGCTTTGAACGTGGAAAGCGACAACCAACGCACTTCGGAAAAATACGACGCCGGGGAAAAAGTGGAATGGAAGCTGACCGACCGGAATTACGTTTTTGAGCGGGGCCTCTGGGAATCCAACCGCTTCGCCGGTTACAGCCACCGCTATGATGCCTCCCTGGGCTATGGCCGCGAAATCGTCAAAACCACGGCCAACGAACTGTTCGCCGAATTGGGCGGCGGTTACATCAACGAACAACGCACCCGTTCTCCCCGAATCGATTTCGCCTCGGGCCGGGCCTACGCGAAATACGTCTACAACTTCTCTGCGACGTCCCTGTTTTCCCAGGACGGCGAGTACCTCCACAATTTCGACGACCCCAACGGCTATCGCGTGAACAGCGAAAGCGCGCTCAAAGCCGGTTTTTCAACCCACCTGGCCCTCAAACTCTCCTACACCTGGAAACACGTTCACGAACCCGCTCCCGGTTTTAAACGCGACGACAACACCACCCTGATTTCCCTGCTCGTCAACTACTAA
- a CDS encoding App1 family protein, with product MSTWVKKNISAVRATSEASLRRCPSRNLGDVPRPGAAPVRLILALAFAVLGAVVWAGEARVVLFPAYGFPAPDGKHWIVNVRVWVYEPEEHSVLRGGLIATLREMAPVSEEDEKSPFFNERARLFLVDNERGRRPRVEVGGRKVTLGPTDPGGQTEGQILLPMSAGKAGDDLPARVRLSSRGRPVHGTVRLMGPAGVLVVSDIDDTIKISSVTNREELLANTFFRPWRAVPGMADLYRWWGEPGAEFHYLSGSPWQLQGPLSAFLKKDGFPPGIFHLRRFRLKDGNKTEFFGDPAEHKKRILKRLLREFPARVFVLVGDDGEKDPEIYGEIARRHPGRVKAIFIRRAAGSSDGKRYETAFQSLPADRWRVFSDPAEIMP from the coding sequence ATGTCTACCTGGGTAAAAAAGAACATTTCCGCCGTCCGCGCCACGAGCGAAGCGTCCCTCCGTCGTTGTCCGTCCCGAAATTTGGGGGATGTTCCCCGCCCAGGAGCGGCCCCCGTGCGGCTGATCCTGGCCCTGGCATTCGCGGTCTTGGGGGCCGTCGTTTGGGCGGGAGAGGCGCGGGTGGTCCTTTTCCCCGCCTACGGGTTTCCCGCTCCGGATGGAAAGCATTGGATCGTCAACGTTCGGGTGTGGGTCTACGAACCGGAGGAGCATTCGGTCCTTCGCGGGGGACTTATCGCCACTCTCCGGGAAATGGCGCCGGTTTCCGAGGAAGATGAAAAAAGCCCGTTTTTTAACGAGCGGGCGCGGCTGTTCCTGGTGGACAATGAAAGGGGACGCCGCCCCCGTGTGGAGGTGGGCGGGCGGAAGGTCACCCTTGGGCCCACAGATCCCGGTGGGCAAACGGAGGGGCAAATTCTCCTGCCGATGTCGGCGGGGAAGGCGGGGGACGATCTGCCGGCGCGCGTGCGGTTGTCGTCCCGGGGGCGGCCCGTCCACGGGACCGTGCGCCTGATGGGGCCCGCGGGCGTGCTGGTGGTTTCCGATATCGACGATACGATCAAAATCAGTTCGGTCACCAACCGGGAGGAGCTTTTGGCCAACACTTTTTTCCGACCCTGGCGGGCCGTGCCGGGGATGGCCGACCTCTACCGCTGGTGGGGGGAGCCGGGCGCGGAATTTCACTATCTTTCCGGTTCTCCCTGGCAACTCCAGGGGCCCCTCTCCGCTTTCCTAAAGAAGGACGGGTTTCCCCCGGGAATCTTTCATCTCCGGCGGTTCCGTTTGAAAGACGGGAACAAAACCGAGTTTTTCGGCGACCCGGCCGAACACAAGAAGCGAATACTAAAGAGGCTTCTGCGCGAATTCCCGGCCCGGGTCTTCGTCCTCGTGGGAGACGACGGGGAAAAGGACCCCGAGATTTACGGCGAGATCGCCCGCCGGCACCCGGGCCGAGTCAAAGCCATTTTCATCCGTCGAGCCGCGGGAAGCTCGGATGGAAAACGGTATGAGACCGCTTTTCAATCTCTCCCCGCCGATCGTTGGCGCGTGTTCTCTGACCCCGCCGAAATCATGCCCTAA
- a CDS encoding DUF2339 domain-containing protein encodes MTLPFFSKSLGALFESWVGSAAAGPLLFYLLYKVYVVFPGSSTIGALPAVLAVLTFAGLADVLRRDPDTLPRRQTLLAMFGGVALFFVSLIFPLHFDREWITLGWALEGLALVWLFRRVPHGGLKIWGGALLAIAFVRLAINPAVLEYHPRSGTPFFNWYLYAYGVTTACLFLSARLWRSDPDRPDAWAGVPIVTGLNALGAVLLFLLMNIQIADYFSPGATLTFNLSGSLAQDLSYTLGWGLFGLALLIQGLQKRSQGTQRASFVLLAVTIGKLFLHDVWRLPDLYKVAAFVGLAVVLIIASFLFQKFLRARPEVPS; translated from the coding sequence ATGACGTTGCCCTTCTTTTCCAAATCTTTGGGCGCGCTTTTCGAGTCCTGGGTGGGTTCCGCGGCGGCGGGGCCTCTCCTGTTCTACCTGTTGTATAAAGTTTATGTAGTATTTCCCGGCTCTTCCACGATCGGGGCTCTGCCCGCGGTACTGGCCGTCCTCACCTTCGCTGGGTTGGCGGACGTCCTGCGCCGGGACCCGGACACTCTTCCTCGCCGACAGACGCTCCTGGCGATGTTCGGGGGCGTAGCTCTCTTTTTTGTCAGCCTCATATTCCCACTTCATTTCGACCGGGAATGGATCACCCTGGGATGGGCGTTGGAGGGCCTGGCTCTGGTTTGGCTATTTCGCCGAGTTCCCCATGGGGGACTCAAAATATGGGGCGGCGCCCTTCTGGCCATCGCTTTCGTGCGGTTGGCCATAAATCCGGCGGTTCTTGAATATCACCCCCGCTCTGGAACGCCGTTTTTCAATTGGTACTTGTACGCCTACGGGGTCACCACGGCCTGCCTGTTCCTTTCCGCCCGGCTGTGGCGGTCCGACCCAGACAGGCCCGACGCTTGGGCGGGCGTTCCCATCGTCACTGGCCTGAACGCCCTGGGGGCGGTATTGCTCTTTCTTCTCATGAACATTCAGATCGCCGACTATTTCAGCCCAGGAGCCACCCTCACCTTCAACCTTTCCGGTTCCCTGGCCCAGGACCTGAGTTATACCTTGGGTTGGGGTCTCTTCGGCCTGGCGCTTCTCATCCAGGGACTTCAAAAAAGGTCCCAGGGAACTCAACGGGCCAGCTTCGTTCTACTGGCCGTCACCATCGGCAAATTATTCTTGCACGACGTCTGGCGACTGCCCGATCTCTATAAAGTGGCGGCTTTCGTGGGGCTGGCGGTGGTTCTCATCATCGCGTCTTTCCTTTTCCAAAAGTTTCTTCGCGCGCGACCGGAGGTCCCCTCATGA
- a CDS encoding helix-turn-helix transcriptional regulator, translating into MRAAVRLFVEKGIDGTTTKDIAAKSGVSEGALYRHFKSKEDLAYHLFSVHVNDFTLDLASRVAEEKELHNKLRAYISTCFEAFETERDLFTFLILSEHRELDRFPSTFKHPGHVALELVTAGQKAGVFRVMEPYIGASILVGSIIRLCIARIRKAIETDLRKNVDIVTKSLWGGLVK; encoded by the coding sequence ATGCGGGCGGCCGTGCGCCTGTTCGTGGAAAAGGGAATCGATGGGACGACCACCAAGGATATCGCGGCCAAAAGCGGCGTTTCGGAGGGGGCCCTTTATCGGCATTTTAAGAGCAAGGAGGACCTGGCCTACCATCTTTTCTCGGTCCATGTGAACGATTTCACGCTGGACCTGGCTTCCAGGGTGGCGGAGGAAAAGGAATTGCACAATAAGCTTCGTGCCTATATATCAACATGTTTTGAGGCATTTGAGACAGAACGCGATCTTTTCACCTTCCTGATCCTCTCTGAACACCGGGAGTTGGATCGTTTCCCTTCCACTTTCAAACACCCGGGGCATGTGGCCCTGGAGCTGGTGACGGCGGGCCAGAAAGCGGGGGTATTCCGAGTCATGGAACCCTATATTGGGGCCTCGATTCTGGTGGGAAGCATCATTCGCCTTTGCATCGCCCGGATCCGAAAGGCCATCGAAACGGACCTTCGAAAAAACGTCGATATTGTCACCAAAAGCCTCTGGGGGGGCCTCGTAAAATGA
- a CDS encoding SDR family oxidoreductase — protein MDPAGKSALITGGTRIGRTVAEALARAGCSVAVTYRTSRSVALETVRRVESLGVRGFALKLDLSRIPLLKPGLQAVVRAFGRLDILVNMASHYEPTPLHELNQVSRRAKAFEKSIAVDLRSAYELSLLAAPHMNKAGGGRIVNFTDWVAASGRPRYRGYLPYFTAKAGVKGLTESLALELAPHILVNAVAPGPILAPPGLSSSAHREVIANTPLGRWGGPEEIAKTVLFFVQSDFVTGETLRVDGGRHLY, from the coding sequence ATGGATCCTGCAGGGAAATCAGCGCTGATCACGGGGGGAACCCGTATCGGGCGAACCGTGGCCGAGGCGCTGGCGCGGGCGGGATGTTCCGTGGCCGTCACCTACCGGACCTCGCGATCTGTTGCTTTGGAGACGGTCCGCCGGGTGGAGTCCTTGGGCGTTCGAGGGTTTGCTCTCAAGCTCGACTTAAGCCGGATCCCCCTATTGAAACCCGGGCTCCAGGCCGTGGTCCGGGCCTTCGGTCGGCTGGACATCCTTGTCAACATGGCCTCTCATTACGAGCCTACCCCTCTCCATGAATTAAATCAAGTTTCCCGCCGGGCGAAAGCTTTCGAGAAAAGCATCGCCGTGGACCTGCGAAGCGCCTATGAGCTTTCGCTCCTGGCCGCGCCTCACATGAATAAAGCGGGGGGAGGACGAATCGTCAACTTCACCGATTGGGTGGCCGCCAGCGGGCGTCCGCGATACCGCGGCTATCTGCCCTACTTCACGGCGAAGGCCGGGGTGAAGGGCCTGACGGAAAGCCTCGCTCTGGAACTGGCTCCCCACATCCTGGTCAACGCCGTGGCGCCGGGGCCCATCTTGGCTCCTCCGGGGTTGTCGTCCTCCGCCCACCGCGAGGTGATCGCGAACACGCCGCTGGGGCGTTGGGGCGGGCCGGAAGAAATCGCCAAAACCGTTCTGTTTTTTGTTCAATCTGATTTCGTGACCGGCGAGACCCTGCGAGTGGACGGCGGCCGGCACCTCTACTAA
- the mscL gene encoding large-conductance mechanosensitive channel protein MscL yields MNILKEFKQFAMRGNVVDMAVGVVIGGAFGKIVTSLLNDVLMPPLGLLTGGMDFTDLSFTLKAGVDGSKPVTLNYGAFITVVVDFILVAMAVFAMVKLMNSFKKADAPPPAPSVKECPHCLLSIPLAAKKCGHCTSVLA; encoded by the coding sequence ATGAATATTCTTAAAGAATTTAAACAGTTCGCCATGCGGGGGAATGTGGTGGACATGGCGGTGGGCGTGGTCATCGGCGGCGCTTTTGGAAAAATCGTCACCTCTTTGCTGAACGATGTGTTGATGCCGCCCTTGGGCTTGCTGACCGGCGGGATGGATTTCACCGATCTTTCCTTTACGCTCAAAGCCGGGGTGGACGGATCCAAGCCCGTCACGCTGAATTACGGGGCTTTCATCACCGTGGTGGTGGATTTCATTTTGGTCGCCATGGCCGTTTTCGCCATGGTCAAGCTCATGAACTCCTTTAAGAAGGCCGACGCGCCCCCTCCTGCCCCCAGCGTCAAAGAGTGTCCCCATTGCCTCCTGTCGATCCCTTTGGCCGCGAAGAAATGCGGTCATTGCACGAGCGTTCTGGCCTAG
- a CDS encoding OmpA family protein, with amino-acid sequence MKRTFLSVLLIGSVAGSLWANDATGRIGIGGAAGWSDLIARDEARQATHADYFSSGWLRYGISEKNELILGVDSIQFKVKDDSDASHPRIRPLTVGLYHSFRSAGRLIPVATLGVGAADVRWMDPSGDRSKTTFAAQGGLGLEYFLMNSFSVGALARIHYVYNESTDYRTEATAYTAGLMANLFWGGKNSSPQSAATPAPAPAATPAEVAPPVAVAATPIVAAAAVPAVPVDSDGDGIVDSADVCPNTPAGTLVNEKGCPTETVSVTLDIKFDSGKADLKPEYDAQLSKGAAFLKSHPDTTVVIEGHTDNQGSADGNKALSQKRADAIRNALVDRFAVAGNRVSAKGFGAAVPLQDNGTPEGRAANRRVVATISAVKK; translated from the coding sequence ATGAAACGAACATTTTTATCGGTTTTACTGATCGGATCGGTGGCGGGAAGTCTTTGGGCGAACGACGCCACGGGGCGGATCGGCATCGGCGGGGCGGCCGGCTGGAGCGATTTGATCGCCCGGGATGAAGCCCGTCAAGCGACCCACGCGGATTATTTTAGTTCCGGCTGGCTCCGCTATGGAATCTCTGAGAAAAACGAGTTGATTTTGGGGGTCGATTCAATCCAGTTCAAAGTCAAGGACGACTCCGATGCCAGCCATCCCCGGATCCGCCCGCTCACCGTGGGTCTCTACCATTCTTTCCGATCGGCCGGCCGGCTGATCCCCGTGGCGACCTTGGGGGTCGGAGCGGCGGATGTTCGCTGGATGGACCCTTCGGGAGACCGGTCCAAAACCACCTTCGCCGCCCAGGGCGGACTTGGTTTGGAATATTTCCTCATGAATTCCTTTAGCGTGGGCGCCTTGGCGCGAATCCATTACGTTTACAACGAGTCCACGGATTATCGAACCGAAGCCACGGCTTACACCGCCGGGCTCATGGCCAACTTGTTCTGGGGTGGGAAGAACTCTTCTCCCCAGTCCGCGGCGACTCCCGCACCCGCACCCGCGGCGACCCCTGCGGAGGTGGCTCCCCCTGTCGCGGTGGCGGCGACGCCCATCGTTGCGGCGGCCGCCGTGCCGGCGGTACCTGTGGACTCGGACGGGGACGGCATCGTGGATTCAGCGGACGTTTGCCCGAATACCCCCGCCGGCACCTTGGTCAATGAGAAAGGATGCCCCACCGAGACCGTTTCGGTCACTTTGGACATCAAATTCGATTCTGGGAAGGCGGACTTGAAGCCGGAATATGACGCCCAATTGTCGAAAGGCGCCGCGTTCCTGAAAAGCCACCCCGACACCACGGTCGTGATTGAAGGCCACACCGACAACCAAGGGTCCGCCGATGGGAATAAGGCGCTCTCTCAAAAACGAGCCGACGCTATTCGAAACGCTTTGGTGGATCGTTTTGCGGTGGCAGGAAATCGAGTTTCGGCCAAAGGTTTCGGCGCCGCGGTTCCCTTGCAGGACAACGGGACGCCCGAAGGCCGTGCGGCCAATCGCCGCGTGGTGGCGACGATCTCGGCTGTAAAAAAATAA
- a CDS encoding OmpA family protein, with product MILTAAATLATVLRAAEDAIGRWGLGGAIGMGDFLRSSDLREATKPGPYAAGWLRYGMTEQGELLLALDSVQGKGTGDNSQARLRPVTINWLQSFGEGAWTPFLTAGVGPVWTRGTGTEERDRMMFSFRAGAGLEHPLGESLRIGAGLTYNHAFADGRYAPASSALSANVSANWFFRCGNVRPAPKAAPKAAAPPPEADADGDGVPDSRDTCPGTDSGVPVDALGCPKDTDLDGVLDSKDKCPDTPAGTLVDETGCVAKEVSVTLDIKFGLGKADVNPEFDPQIQRVADFMKRFPHTTVLIEGHSDNLGSPQGNRALSQKRAEAVRNHLVWKFGVDGSRVTAKGFGPDRPIADNKSEEGRAANRRVVAVVSDAKK from the coding sequence GTGATCTTAACGGCGGCGGCCACTCTGGCGACGGTTCTCCGGGCGGCGGAAGACGCCATCGGCCGCTGGGGGTTGGGCGGCGCCATCGGGATGGGAGATTTTCTGAGATCCTCCGACCTTCGGGAGGCCACCAAACCGGGCCCCTACGCCGCGGGGTGGCTCCGCTACGGAATGACGGAGCAAGGGGAACTTTTGCTGGCTCTGGACAGCGTTCAAGGCAAAGGAACCGGGGACAATTCCCAGGCGCGTTTGAGGCCCGTCACCATCAATTGGCTCCAGTCGTTCGGGGAAGGGGCGTGGACGCCGTTCCTCACCGCGGGCGTAGGCCCGGTCTGGACCCGCGGAACCGGCACGGAAGAACGGGACCGGATGATGTTTTCTTTCCGGGCCGGCGCCGGCCTGGAACACCCGCTGGGCGAGTCCCTCCGTATTGGAGCGGGCCTCACCTATAACCACGCTTTTGCCGATGGACGTTACGCCCCGGCGTCCTCCGCCTTGAGCGCAAACGTCTCCGCCAACTGGTTTTTCCGTTGCGGGAACGTTCGTCCCGCTCCGAAGGCCGCTCCGAAGGCCGCCGCCCCCCCGCCGGAAGCCGACGCGGACGGCGACGGCGTTCCGGACAGCCGAGATACCTGCCCCGGCACCGACTCGGGGGTGCCGGTGGACGCCCTGGGATGCCCCAAGGACACGGACCTGGACGGCGTTTTGGATTCCAAGGATAAATGTCCCGACACACCGGCCGGAACTCTGGTGGATGAAACGGGGTGCGTCGCGAAGGAAGTCTCCGTCACGTTGGACATCAAGTTCGGTCTCGGCAAGGCGGACGTGAACCCGGAATTCGATCCGCAAATTCAGCGCGTGGCCGACTTCATGAAACGGTTTCCCCATACGACGGTTCTGATTGAAGGTCACTCGGACAATCTGGGGAGTCCCCAAGGCAATCGCGCGCTTTCGCAAAAGCGGGCGGAGGCGGTGCGAAATCATTTGGTGTGGAAGTTTGGCGTGGACGGTTCGCGGGTGACGGCGAAAGGGTTCGGCCCGGACCGCCCGATCGCCGACAATAAATCAGAGGAAGGCCGCGCCGCCAATCGGCGCGTGGTGGCGGTGGTTTCGGATGCAAAAAAGTAA
- a CDS encoding DUF1957 domain-containing protein — MADPQGFLCLVLHAHLPYVRHPEYPDFLEEDWFYEAVTETYVPILDIMERLAGEKIAFRITMSLTPPLCNMLADDMLLSRYRAKLEKLVELGEKEVFRTRSLPGAFQETAAMYLSKFKRVREIFDACGGRLLTRFKALQDFGLLEIITCGATHGYLPLMIHEESRRAQVQVAVQDYHRHFGRAPRGIWLPECAYAPGVDSLLKDNGIKFSFLDSHGVLFAKPRPRFGVFAPIYSPGGVAFFGRDMETAHQVWSAEQGYPGDFNYREFYRDIGYDLDYNYVRPYLHDDGVRRNTGIKYHRVTGRVALADKEPYLPSKARDTAASHAGNFLFNRERQVEYLRGVMNRPPLVTSVYDAELFGHWWFEGPDFLESLLRKIHYDQDRVKTTHPVEYLQRFPEQQIVEPEPSSWGDKGYHEVWLNASNDWIYPHLHIAAERMIHLANVHPNAEGLLRRYLNQAARELLLAQSSDWAFLMTVGTARQYSEKRTRDHMGRFLDLFHRIQENGLDEGFVANLESIDNIFPGIDYRVYQSAGARELAAAGR; from the coding sequence CTGGTTCTACGAGGCCGTCACCGAAACGTATGTTCCCATTCTGGACATCATGGAACGGCTGGCGGGGGAGAAAATCGCTTTTCGCATCACCATGTCCCTCACGCCTCCTCTTTGCAACATGCTGGCTGACGATATGCTTCTTTCCCGTTACCGCGCCAAGCTGGAAAAATTGGTGGAGTTGGGGGAAAAAGAGGTGTTCCGCACGCGGAGTCTCCCGGGCGCTTTCCAGGAAACGGCCGCCATGTACCTCTCCAAATTTAAGCGGGTCCGCGAAATCTTCGACGCCTGCGGGGGACGTCTCCTCACCCGGTTCAAGGCGCTCCAGGACTTCGGACTTCTCGAGATCATCACCTGCGGCGCCACCCATGGCTATTTGCCCCTCATGATCCACGAAGAATCCCGTCGGGCTCAGGTGCAGGTGGCGGTCCAGGACTACCATCGTCATTTCGGTCGGGCGCCGCGGGGCATTTGGTTGCCCGAATGCGCCTACGCCCCCGGGGTGGACAGCCTCCTTAAGGACAACGGCATCAAATTTTCCTTCTTGGACTCCCACGGGGTGTTGTTCGCCAAACCCCGCCCCCGTTTCGGCGTTTTCGCGCCGATTTATTCGCCGGGCGGCGTGGCGTTCTTCGGCCGCGACATGGAGACCGCCCACCAGGTGTGGTCCGCCGAACAGGGGTACCCCGGGGATTTCAATTATCGGGAATTCTATCGGGACATCGGTTACGACTTGGATTACAACTACGTCCGCCCCTATTTGCACGACGACGGAGTCCGCCGCAACACGGGGATCAAATACCACCGCGTCACAGGCCGCGTCGCCCTGGCAGACAAGGAACCCTACCTCCCTTCCAAGGCCCGGGACACCGCGGCCAGCCATGCCGGCAACTTCTTGTTCAACCGTGAGCGGCAGGTGGAATATTTGAGGGGCGTCATGAACCGGCCGCCGTTGGTGACCTCGGTCTACGACGCGGAACTTTTTGGGCACTGGTGGTTTGAGGGGCCGGATTTCCTGGAGTCCCTGCTTCGCAAGATCCATTACGACCAAGACCGGGTCAAGACAACCCATCCCGTCGAATACCTACAACGCTTCCCGGAACAGCAGATCGTCGAGCCGGAACCTTCCAGCTGGGGAGACAAAGGCTATCACGAAGTGTGGCTGAACGCTTCCAACGACTGGATTTACCCTCACCTCCACATCGCCGCTGAGCGCATGATCCATCTGGCCAACGTTCATCCCAACGCCGAGGGCCTGCTTCGCCGGTATCTGAACCAGGCGGCGAGGGAACTGCTTCTGGCTCAATCTTCCGACTGGGCTTTCCTCATGACCGTGGGCACCGCCCGGCAGTATTCCGAGAAACGCACCCGGGACCACATGGGGCGGTTCCTGGACCTGTTCCACCGCATTCAGGAGAATGGTTTAGACGAGGGGTTCGTGGCCAACCTGGAATCCATCGACAACATTTTCCCCGGCATCGACTACCGCGTTTATCAAAGCGCCGGAGCCCGGGAGCTCGCCGCCGCCGGTCGCTGA